The DNA region CTTTGTATTCCTTGAAGAAATTCCACATAATCTGCATTTTATTGCTTACATAGGGACTATATTAGGTGTATTTTTGTTCAATTTTTCTTCAAACGATGTTATCCAATTTCAGCAATGATTATGTCGATAATTTATACCGCGCACAAATGTAAATTATATATGAAATATTATCACAAGTGTTCTAACGAAAGTCATAATGCTTAGGaagatatataaattttttttatttcgcCAGTGGTAACGCTAAGTAGAATATGGATTCTTTATTTATGAACGTATACGCAGTCAATTGCTATACGGTTCAATTAGATTGTAAAcagttttccgatgaataaaaaaaatgtaaactgaAAAAATCATGTATAATATGCACGGGTCACAATCCTAGTTTCATGACAGTTATACCAATGACAAAATTAATTCctagaaaattatttttaattaaaactttGTCCCCACATCCTATTATACACGTAATGAATACCAACATAGATAGGGGCAATGTCCTAAAGGGTATAGTTAACGCATAAATCTTGGTCCCCACAACCACAAAGAAAAGGCTGAAATGGAGCTACTCTAACTCGGAAAATAATCCCTTGCCCAACAACGGGTGGTAATCAAATTCATGTTTTGgggatttaaaaaataaaacaaaaaaaaatcatgttttgGACATATTTCTAACATGTCACACGTTCATTACCAAATTCATGTTTTGGACATATTTGTTATATGTCACGTTCATTACCAAATTCATGTTTTGGAGTGTGCCTCACGTTCATTACCATGTATTTATGAGACGTATCAAGTGAGAACAATGTTTATTgtgagaaataaaaaatatcaaatcgtGACCATATAATTATAAATGGATGACTGAGATTTAATGTCATTTAATGATCAtatgacttttttaaaaagtcatgtgactttatgttttaatcttgaccatttATGTTAGATTTATGTCTTTAATGTATAgagatataaatatatttatattttagtaATGAGTTAAGATAGAAATTAAGATATAGTagcttattattattattactattattattatagaGTCATGGTCCTGTAAAATCACAAGTCACAATTTTCCCTTTTTCTCACAtccaattattattattttattttgaaagctGAATctgatatattaataaaaagtGCTTATAAACAGCACAGCAAAGAGACGTCTTAAACCCACATCAAAAGACAACCCACACACTGGCCGCAAAAGTGACTTTGAGATTGAGCCTCATCAAAACCTTACTAgggaaaacccagtgggaaaaaccctagaaaaggaaaaagagtacccaaaTCTCAAAGAGGCCACTTGTCCCCATTACAAATTATTTTatacaaattaatattaaaaaaaaatttattcatcCCCTCCAATTAGCTAAGATTTTATTatgtagaaaaaaaataattttttctatttattcaATAACCAATTACTCAAATTCAAAATTTGTAAGATAAAATGTATTGCTTCAACATTTTTATTTCTTATGTATATGTTTTAAAAACCGGTATTCTAACGTGCATTTGCCAAATATTGGGAATTAATGGGTATCTAAGTAGTTTATACATGGAAgtaaagaaggagaagagggttAGAGTCTTGAATTCAATAGTATACTTGTTAAGTGTACAGAGGATGCATCTCTGGCAGTGGTGTGTTTTTCTACTTTTGGGGTGTTGCGCGGTGGAGTTATTTTTGAAGGCCCGATGCAGACAAGGTTGGTGGTTATGATGCAACTTGAGCCATCGGTGGTGATTTGTTATCTTGGGCTTCGTTCTGAGGTGCTTTAGTCGATAGTTCGTGCGTTGATGCATGTCTAGTGCCGAGATGTGGCTCCGTTTTTGTTGGGTTGTGTGACTTTTGTCACAATTTGGGTCTTCAACGGATGTCCATCTCGTAGGTTTTTGATCTGAGTTTGTTCTCATGATCACTTGGTAACAGTTTTAATATCTGCTTTATAGCATTGGATGACTATTTTTGTACTATCaaccttttatatatatatatataacttttgtttttaaaaaaaataggatAAAGAAGAGAACATATAAATACATATAAATACTAGTATATTTAAATACCCACCAAACTATAGACTGAAATACCCAAACACTTCATATCATGCACATCTCATTTTTCCCTCTCTATATATCTTCTTATCAAATTTGTTCGGGTTGTTTAAATGACTTTAGAAAGAAGTAATTTGCATTATCATactgcattaattattttgttttactTCATCTCTTCATTTTTCACCATATCAAGTGTAATATTAATCCTAGAAGATTGTCAatggagagagagaaagaaaggtcATCTCTTATCCTTCCATTTCCCTATATATATGGTATTATGGTGTGTGGATTCAACGCTGCAATATCCCCCCTTCACCACAAGAAATGGACACAATCAGCTGCATCTTGCTATTTCTCCTTACCATCACCTTTATACTGTTTCTTGCCAATACAATCTTGAAACCAAaccacaagaagaagaagcttccACTTCCCCCAGGACCAAAGGGTCTTCCCATAGTTGGGAACCTCTTCCAACTTGGCCACAAACCCCATCAAACCTTGGCCACTCTCTCCAAAACCCATGGCCCCATCATGACCCTCAAACTTGGCCAAATCACTACCATAGTCATGTCCTCCTCCGAAACTGCCAAATCAACGCTCCAAATCCACGACAATTTCTTATCCAACAGAAAGATCCCCGATGCCATGAAAGGCTATAACCAAGACCGTTACAGCTTACCCTTCATCCCCGTCTCGCACCGTTGGAGAGACCTCCGGAGAATCTGCAACAATCTATTATTCTCCAACAAGAATCTCAATGCTAATGAACAATTAAGATGCGACAAGATTTTAGAGCTCTTCAATGACATCAAGAAAAGCATGTTGAAAGGTGAGGCCGTTAATGTTGGAAGGCTGGCTTTCAAGACCACCATAAACTTGCTTTCAAACACGATTTACTCAGTGGATTTGATTCGCTCTGCGGATAAAGCTGGGGAGTTTAAGGAGGTGATTGTGAGTATCATGAAGGAGGTTGGGAGGCCCAACTTGGCTGATTGTTTTCCGGTGTTGAAGGTGGTTGATCCTCATGGGATAAGGAGGCGCACAGGGAGTTACTTTGAGAGGTTGATGAAAATTTTCAAGGGATTGGTGGAGGAAAGGTTGAAGCAGAGGAAAGAGAGTGGTTACAACACCAAAAATGACATGTTGGATGCCATGCTCGACAATGCTCAACATAACGGTTCAGAGATGTAC from Lotus japonicus ecotype B-129 chromosome 2, LjGifu_v1.2 includes:
- the LOC130737488 gene encoding geraniol 8-hydroxylase-like yields the protein MDTISCILLFLLTITFILFLANTILKPNHKKKKLPLPPGPKGLPIVGNLFQLGHKPHQTLATLSKTHGPIMTLKLGQITTIVMSSSETAKSTLQIHDNFLSNRKIPDAMKGYNQDRYSLPFIPVSHRWRDLRRICNNLLFSNKNLNANEQLRCDKILELFNDIKKSMLKGEAVNVGRLAFKTTINLLSNTIYSVDLIRSADKAGEFKEVIVSIMKEVGRPNLADCFPVLKVVDPHGIRRRTGSYFERLMKIFKGLVEERLKQRKESGYNTKNDMLDAMLDNAQHNGSEMYKDKIERLSVDLFVAGTDTVTSTVEWTMAELLRNPEVMSKAKSELEKTIGKGKLVEESHIERLPYLQAIVKEIFRLHPAVPLLLPRQAEVDLDMHGYTIPKGSQVLVNVWANGRDPNLWDNPNLFSPERFLGSEIDFKGRSFELTPFGAGRRICPGLPLAIRLLFLMLGLLINCFNWELEGGIKPEDMDMDETFGLTLEKTQPVLAVPTKTTN